Proteins from one Bacteroides zhangwenhongii genomic window:
- a CDS encoding glycosyltransferase, with translation MKIYYYHTRPIQEALDEWKNHLHPGHILYGLTHFSKHGIHPILHHYRHFASRIRFSLYNFFEIIRCKEPYDLLYGTSFYGLELIIFLRAFGLYRKPIAIWHHQAVVRNSNKLKNLISRFYYRGIDKMFFFSQTLIEDSLKSGKVNAGQLHLIHWGADLDFYDYLKQHLPAANEEEPEKTFITTGKENRDFTTLLKAFAETGFPLDVFTTPAAGDKNYELLLKKYIPYTNIRIHFTGGIIPHKLATEVAHSKVVVICCLDTPYTVGLTTLVEAFALGLPVICSRNPKFQMDIEKEGAGIYVDYNDTEGWKQAIRYLYTHPEEAQQMGANGRKLAEREYNLEHYSRELSQILTTTVKTYRKQP, from the coding sequence ATGAAAATATACTATTATCACACACGCCCCATACAAGAAGCATTGGACGAATGGAAGAACCATTTACACCCCGGACATATATTATATGGGCTCACTCATTTCAGTAAACACGGTATTCACCCGATACTCCACCATTACCGTCATTTCGCATCCCGTATACGGTTCTCACTCTACAATTTCTTTGAAATCATACGTTGCAAAGAACCGTACGACCTTTTGTATGGTACCTCCTTTTACGGACTAGAGCTTATTATCTTCTTACGTGCGTTCGGATTGTATCGCAAACCCATTGCTATCTGGCACCATCAAGCCGTAGTCCGAAACTCCAACAAACTGAAGAATTTGATTTCCCGCTTTTATTACAGAGGTATCGATAAAATGTTCTTTTTCAGTCAGACGTTAATTGAGGACTCTTTAAAATCAGGCAAAGTCAACGCCGGTCAGTTGCACCTTATACATTGGGGAGCCGACCTTGATTTCTATGACTATCTGAAACAGCACCTTCCAGCCGCAAACGAAGAAGAACCGGAAAAGACGTTTATCACTACCGGGAAAGAGAATCGTGACTTCACCACCTTGTTAAAAGCATTTGCCGAAACAGGGTTTCCCCTCGATGTGTTTACCACACCTGCCGCCGGAGACAAGAACTATGAGCTTTTACTAAAAAAATATATACCATATACCAACATACGGATACATTTCACGGGCGGTATCATCCCACACAAGCTCGCCACAGAAGTAGCACATTCAAAAGTAGTAGTCATCTGCTGCCTTGACACCCCCTACACCGTGGGACTCACCACACTGGTAGAAGCTTTTGCATTAGGACTCCCGGTGATTTGCTCACGTAATCCTAAATTTCAAATGGACATCGAAAAAGAAGGAGCAGGTATCTATGTAGACTATAATGATACGGAAGGATGGAAACAAGCCATCCGTTACCTCTACACCCATCCTGAAGAAGCACAGCAAATGGGAGCCAACGGTCGGAAACTGGCAGAACGGGAATATAATTTAGAACATTACAGCCGCGAATTATCGCAAATCTTAACTACTACGGTAAAAACTTATCGCAAGCAACCATAG